The following DNA comes from Anopheles arabiensis isolate DONGOLA chromosome 3, AaraD3, whole genome shotgun sequence.
ggctgctactgctgttgatTAAACGCAACgtgacacacagacacagaacACGCTCGGTACGGGCAGCGTTTGGGAATAATTAGCCACACATCGTTTGGCAATGGAGATAATTACATCGTTCAAATTACCACAAAAATGACACTCGTCACAACCGTCACATATCCTTGCTTGCCATCCACCACCAAAGGGGTAATCGTATTTTCAATGGGTTTTACATGATCCGAAACCACAAGATGAAGTGAAAAAGGGTGAAGTTTGTCCTTAATTTTACGCTCCGCCGAATTGGAAATGCCGTTGCTGCTTCCTACGGGTGCTCCAACTTAGCATACACATAGAAAATGAGGGGAAAAGCTGAACAAGAAACCAACGAAACCCTGACCAAGCACAACGCTTCTTTTATTGAAACGGCCACccaatggagacgcatggtgttTCTAGCGATCCGTGATTAATGAGTGGCAATAGGGTCGGGATGACTTTTTCTAATTCCTGTTCCACATCCATGGCGAAGCGCGAAGGTGCGGAGAAGAAGGGAGCTGTAAAGTTAACATCCACTTTGCATTTTTGTAGtgccaaaagaaagaaaagtacacaacacaacacagctgAAACCACGTACAACGCTATGGTTTGCATGAAATTGATGCTGTAGCCGATACAATCGAACTGTCAATGGCAGCACCGTTAAGGTTGGTTCTGTAATCGACAGCAACCGGTACCAGCTGCAAAtgcgcacaaaaaaagaacgttTTTTTACCTTCCCTTCGTTATGTACACTTTCCCTGTAGACTGTTACTGTAGATCTTGTGgcatttttaaaaaatgataaagcTGTTTCTTCTTGTCCGCACCATCCGTTAGGGACGCACACTAGTACAACTGTCCTTTCGCTAACCAAGCAGTATGTTGGACAGCTTGAAAAGTGGGCCGTGCGTGGGTTGCGAGTTAATTAGCCTACTAGGGAAGCTCTTTGGGCGTACTCACTCATCAGCTGACCGCCGGCTGTGGGACGTTTGTGTAATCATAGTACTGTTTTCGTTAGCCTAATGCCAGGTGCTGGGTCAAAGTGAGCTGAGAATGTCATTTGCATCGTCTACATGAGCGTCTGCTAAAAGCACATCCACACAAAGGTGCTGGGTGAGAAGCTTCACTGGGACGGCGACTGGGTGAGAAGCTAGTGGGGATGTTTAGAAGCGGTGTTACTTGCTTTTAAAAGGTTGCATAAACATAATAGAGCAGATTAGACTTTTATTCGGAAATGAAAGTAGAATTCCACTGTTAATATAGTTTATATGTGTATTTATTCATGtaattatatatataataaATGAGTATTATATAGGAACTATCAGTAAAGCTGCGTAACAATTTAGTAGTATTACGCGGTTGAAATTTCATCTGTTCGTGTAAATTATTCTCACATTGTAATTATTTGTCACCAAACTTACCACTGTACGCTGAGGTTGCACCGCTGCATAATCCAACCAATTCTCAGCCCAGCTTACATCGGATAAATATTAATCTTCATGAAACTACTACATCATCAATCGACAGCCGCTGGCGGAATTTCAATTTACTGTATAATCTTAACCGGACCATAGATATCTCCTGCCACGTCctaccccctcctccctcttTGCCCCTCTATGTAAAGCATCCACTTACCGTAGAattaattgtattttattttcataaccATTCCCGTACCACCCGTTGTGCCTGCTTTACCTTTTTGAACTTTGCCGAGATTTCTTCCTTATCATTCACAGCACACAGCTAAGAAACAACACCGGCAGACGTGAAAGAGTGCCACTCTTTTGCAACAGGAACAGCATATCAGAAGAGGAAATAAGCCCAGACTGAGGCGCGGCTGCGAAAAGTGCACCGAATCTTTCCCGAAAGCAACAACCATCCTCTTCCCACCGACAGCATCCCCATGGCTGCCCCGGCGACACCTTCGCGACAGATACTGTTCGTCCTGGCGCTCTTGTTTGTCGTGAAGCTGGGCACCGGTCGACCGCAAAATGCAATCGATAATCAGGTAGGTGGCTTGTGGTTTGTGCTATAAGGGTACTCATCAGCCTGTTTCGGTACGGGGCAAGTACGCTTCGTCGTGGCCTGCCAGATAGGATCGACGATACTGACAAAGTGTGGCAGCAGTGCCGGTTTATTATTCTTCAATTTGTGCCAATTTATTGCTAGCACCGTCCCGTTGACCACTGTCAACATGATGCGAACAATGGAACAAGCGACCCTCCTCCTTTTTTGAACGTTTCCATACTATTGTTTTTCTTGTCAATTTGTACCTTTTTCAAGCATCCGTGTGAAATAGTTTACATTCTATTTTCTGCTCCCAGCTATGGCGCAGAGTGGCGAGTGAGTAGGATACGAATATTGATAAATGCATTGCTGTACTAATAGCCGTAGTGGCGGGAAAACCAGGACACTACAACGGCAAAGACTGAAAAGAGCACAAGTCACCCGGCAGGCAAGGTTCGCGTTTGTGTTGAAAAGTTCGCACTTCATTCGCATCATCTCGCCGACGGAGGCAGCGTACGGTAGCGGTTCGCTTGTCACCATAAATTCTGAGCACATAAACAAGCAATCAGTATGGAAAGGAGGCGGAAATTGACGACAAGTGGTTGGCCACAGAGCTGCCTAAACGAacaaacggaacggaagcgGCTAGCTTCCtgggtcgtcgtcgtcggcttCCCGGCTTGAACGGCTCACCTTATGCGGTGAGCATTGCTCAAACGCCCCTTATGGTCCTTATGGTGCTCGGAAAGCCGGAGATGCTCCGTTCCATACGtaatcgtttcgtttcgatgAGATGAGATTTATCGTGTTAGCAGCTCCATGTCATACGTTTATGATCCTTCTGCTTCGAAGGGAACGCAGGCACCCTTTGGTGATTCCTGTAACGTGCAACGTGTAACGTGTGATTCTTATTCCGGTGACGCGGGAGGCTGCATGGGAATTCTCCTGCCAAATGCCCGTGACTTGTCGTTGTTTGTCGACTTGGCGACTCACTTTGCTAGTCAACAGGTGTTTTCGTTACAACGTAGTACGTACGCTAGTGGCAGGAAGGGCAAATCTTTAAAGGCTGGGTGATATTTAACGTGACACGTTGACTAATTGATGTTGGTATGTTTTTAGTAGTATAATTTCACTTGAAGCTTACAAGGAAAGATTTACGAATAAAAATGCATCATCCTTTTCATTCCTAATTGATGGAATTAACTTGATATTAATTATAgcactttttgtttcattcatgtttcattcaattgTGTTCACACATATTAGTATTTGAATCGTGAACTTCATCAATTCATTCATGTATTTAATTACTCATCTCCTGTTTAATTTGTCTGTATTTTATCATGTGTTATACTTATTGATTGATTTCCTGAAAGGTGAAAGgtgttttcattaattttctgAAAGGACAACTATTTACCGGTTCAATAATTTTGTCTTAAGCGTTTTAGTATTTGATAAggtttacattatttttcaaataaatataattgtaaacctttttttaaatattttaacaattttaatctttttaaattcaatatgTTGATATTCTTGATcgggtaaacgtacctatagtggtggtagtaccaatagtggtggtattgcattGAAATGGGTTCCATacgataatttaaaaataagtaaattatttatgtttatgtatagtgtgaaatgttatCTGGTCTTTCACAAAggatttaaaagttaaatagGCCATTCCGTTACCTAATGACcgaaaaatctatttttttgtgaaaggtatcaaaaattttccaaaattcTTTGGATTTCATAATGAAACTCATATatttgttaacgttctaaatcaCCACATAACAacgaaattattattttttaacataacTGTTATTAAATGCTATTGTTCTACTAAAATTCATTGCCTTTTGActatatttatgcatttttaagtgttttttttatcatagtgccattataggcaCACAAACAAGACATGTTCCTATAATGGTTATTGTCATTAAATCAGTAAAAATAGGAcattaaagatttttttccatgattttttgACATGTAGTAattttttcactaaaataagcaacagcaacactcttccgggtgtgggTTGACGACAGATGTTGAACAGTAGTTTGgtcaatatttttataatccAAATTTATGGATATTTTATGATCAAGTTACGcaagaaatcattattatggcagtcatccttgctattcatacgaaaagagcttcgaaactaagtttcattgatgcTATACATTGTTTTTGAGGTACCTTtgtaaatggtaaaaatgattgtgaatgcaaaaataaaacaaatcccaactgctatgtgttaaaatattcctaaattcataaatattcataagtgttaaaataacataaattcaTAAATAAAGAATGCGATTTTCTTTAATACGAAAATTTAAGTTAGCAAATTAAGCTGTTCGAAGGTGCTATGACACGTCTCAAACGACTTCTTGCCTGGTCTATACCTACTCACTaacttgaaacaaaacacccgaAACGAGCGGCAAGTCTAGCCAATGAAGGTGAAAGTAAATGTGAAACATGACACCacctcatcctcatcctcatTTGCCACGTGCAAACATTCCTTGGTTACAACCCGGAGCAAATGAAATATTCACCATTGTGCTGCCTATTGTTTCTAAACCATGTCTGCATTTGGTCGTTTGCAGGATATGCCCGAGATAAATCCGAACGAGCTGCGAAAACTCTACACAAACTACAACTCTTACGTATCGAACCAGCTGGACAACTATGGGCTGGATCCGTTACAGCTGCAGCTGTTGGCGCAGTACGCTCAGAGCAAGTAAGTACGCTCGCCCACCTTCCGGCAGGTACCGGTTGCAAACGATTAGCAAATAAATCCTTCTACCTTCTTGTCCCCTTGTCCAGTGCCAtcagcggcggcggtggtggtggctgggATCAGCTCTACCGGGCACCAGAAATGAAGCGCCAAATTCGATACCGTCAGTGTTACTTCAATCCCATCTCCTGCTTCAAGAAGTAAGGGccccatcgtcgtcgtctcaTTGCCCCCATCGTATACCGCCACCTGCAGAAACCATGTCCTCGAGGGAGAAGGGGGTGCCCGGCACACAGCAGCGGAGCAAGAGTCACGCCGGTCACGTTCCTCCCAGTTCCTTTCAATCTTCCATCCCCCGTAGTGTAGTAGTGTAAGCTCCTGTTCGGCCTTCGCCAGCATCTCTATCCCGTCGCGTTTTGCCGTGCAACACAAGTAAAAAGTGAATTCTTacaggggaggggggaaagaCTGTCCCCAAAGAAGGTAGCGCAGGCAggttggagagagagaggc
Coding sequences within:
- the LOC120902999 gene encoding uncharacterized protein LOC120902999, which codes for MAAPATPSRQILFVLALLFVVKLGTGRPQNAIDNQDMPEINPNELRKLYTNYNSYVSNQLDNYGLDPLQLQLLAQYAQSNAISGGGGGGWDQLYRAPEMKRQIRYRQCYFNPISCFKK